In Cloacibacterium caeni, a single window of DNA contains:
- a CDS encoding DUF6660 family protein: protein MKFLAFSLSLFFMVLTMVPCNDAAKGLSEKFCQNQDVHLEQSQNQHADLCSPFCVCNCCGMNLSVLQINTLLPEHHKVVIKDILPDRKYDHKILHPADIWQPPKIG, encoded by the coding sequence GTGAAATTTTTGGCCTTCTCTTTATCCTTGTTCTTTATGGTGCTTACTATGGTGCCATGCAACGACGCGGCAAAGGGTTTAAGCGAAAAATTTTGTCAGAATCAGGATGTTCACCTCGAACAAAGCCAGAATCAACACGCTGATCTTTGTTCTCCTTTCTGCGTTTGCAATTGTTGTGGTATGAATTTATCAGTTTTACAGATTAATACGTTACTTCCTGAGCACCACAAGGTTGTAATAAAAGATATTCTTCCTGATAGGAAATATGATCACAAGATTCTCCACCCTGCCGATATCTGGCAACCTCCCAAAATAGGTTAA
- a CDS encoding CusA/CzcA family heavy metal efflux RND transporter, which translates to MIYKIIQFSVKNKLIIGLMTFALIIWGVYSATKLPLDAVPDITNNQVQIITSTPTLAAQETEQLVTYPIEQSLANIPGITEMRSISRFGLSVVTVVFDESVDIYFARQLITEKLKEAEENIPQGIGTPEMSPVSTGLGEIYQYVIHPKKGSEDKYSATDLRTMQDWVVARQLYGTPGVAEINSFGGKLKQYEVAINPYRLKAMNVTIADIFAALQKNNENTGGAYIDKKPNAYFIRGIGLISSLDDISNTVIKTVNGIPVLIKDVAEARIGSAVRYGALTYNGDKEAVGGIVMMLKGENSAEVVSRVKEKMLTIQKSLPADIIVEPFVDRTNLIDRAIRTVETNLVEGALIVILVLVLFLGNFRAGLIVASAIPLSLLFALGMMNVFGVSANLMSLGAIDFGLIVDGAVIIVEATLHFLAVHHKSQKLSQHTMDRAVEASAKKMMSSAAFGQIIILIVYLPILSLQGIEGKMFRPMAETVSFAIVGALILSLTYIPMMSALFLSKNISAKKTFADKMMAKIHNFYVPLLQKAIAFKYAVVAAAIALLTVSLLLFSRMGGEFIPQLQEGDFAVHCILPQGTSLSQSIETSMQASRILKSFPEVNTVVGKTGSAEVPTDPMPPEATDLIVTLKPKKDWKDSDKSYEELSAEMMEKLEMIPGVFFEVSQPIQMRFNELMTGVRQDVAIKIFGENIDTLAELAPDVAKVVQTVQGATEPQIEQTVGFPQITITYDRARLASYGLNIEDINHTVSTAFAGETAGVVFEDEKKFNLVARLDSASRSSIEDVSSLFIPTANGVQIPLSQIAKVEYKDGPAQISREDGKRRIVVGFNVKDRDVESVVTEIQQKLTDANLLPPGYYYTYGGTFENLEQASSRLQIAVPVALALIFLLLYFAFRNLKDSLLIFTAIPMSAIGGVFALLIRDMPFSISAGVGFIALFGVAVLNGIVLVSTFKDLQKSGVNNVIRRVIEGTSIRLRPVLMTAAVASFGFFPMAFSTGSGAEVQRPLATVVIGGLVTATFLTLFVLPLLYIIFNSKNQFRTKLRNIKNSPLPVLVLLLCLVTGSFQAQERISPNDAVKIALANNLQYSVNRAQVSKAVLETKTTREIPKTGIFIENDDMRPSDPNGELKIGVQQSIQWPGLYKAKRKYFEEQLKYHQLNKGMLDAVIKKEVNTAFYQLWYLQDLARLYQKLDEYYTSMYEAANLRFKTGEAAGLENIAAEARMKELQAQKQQNQQNISVQQQQLSLFLNTQKMYLPEDTNLQKLDVDDFPSDSFHPSLALQQQNIEIARANIEVQKMQNKPDFSGRIFSQRLYGMKDPITGFSVAVEFPIFGKTAYKAKLQSAEAEVEIQQSQLRYQENQFAAQTRSSYTEILKAAEMLKYYESIGLKQADQIFDAAMLSYKAGEIGFSEMHQFFTQAIDIRKNYLIALNEYNMAVIQYNYYIKN; encoded by the coding sequence ATGATATATAAAATTATACAGTTTAGTGTAAAGAATAAGCTCATTATTGGGCTCATGACTTTCGCACTAATCATTTGGGGCGTGTATAGCGCTACTAAGCTTCCCCTAGATGCTGTGCCAGATATCACCAATAATCAGGTTCAGATCATTACCAGTACACCCACATTAGCCGCACAGGAAACAGAACAGTTGGTAACATATCCAATTGAACAGAGCCTCGCCAACATTCCCGGAATTACCGAAATGAGGTCAATTTCAAGATTTGGCTTGTCCGTAGTGACGGTCGTTTTCGACGAAAGCGTGGATATTTACTTTGCACGCCAACTCATCACTGAAAAACTGAAAGAGGCCGAAGAAAATATTCCACAGGGTATTGGCACCCCCGAAATGTCCCCGGTTTCTACCGGCTTGGGAGAAATCTATCAATATGTTATTCACCCTAAAAAAGGGTCAGAAGATAAATACTCCGCTACGGATCTGCGTACCATGCAGGATTGGGTCGTGGCAAGGCAACTTTACGGGACACCCGGAGTAGCTGAAATTAACAGTTTCGGCGGGAAACTTAAGCAGTATGAAGTCGCGATTAATCCCTATAGGCTTAAAGCAATGAATGTTACCATTGCAGATATTTTTGCTGCACTCCAGAAAAATAACGAAAATACCGGCGGCGCTTATATCGATAAAAAACCTAATGCCTATTTTATTCGCGGCATCGGTCTGATCTCTTCTTTAGATGATATTTCCAACACCGTAATAAAAACAGTCAACGGTATCCCTGTACTTATCAAAGATGTCGCGGAGGCACGTATAGGCAGTGCCGTTAGATATGGTGCCCTTACCTATAACGGCGATAAAGAGGCTGTCGGGGGTATTGTAATGATGCTCAAAGGTGAAAATTCCGCGGAAGTAGTGAGTCGGGTTAAGGAAAAAATGCTCACCATTCAAAAATCCCTTCCAGCGGATATTATCGTAGAACCTTTCGTGGACCGGACTAACTTAATAGACCGGGCGATCCGTACCGTAGAAACAAATTTGGTGGAAGGCGCTCTTATTGTCATCCTTGTGCTCGTTCTGTTTCTGGGTAATTTTCGTGCAGGGCTTATTGTGGCTTCTGCCATTCCACTTTCTCTCCTTTTTGCCTTAGGTATGATGAATGTTTTTGGAGTCAGTGCAAACTTGATGAGTTTGGGAGCTATTGATTTCGGGCTTATTGTAGATGGCGCAGTAATCATTGTGGAGGCGACCCTTCACTTTCTCGCGGTCCACCACAAATCCCAAAAACTGTCGCAGCACACAATGGACCGGGCTGTGGAAGCCAGTGCAAAAAAGATGATGAGTTCTGCAGCATTTGGCCAGATCATTATACTTATTGTCTACCTACCCATTCTGTCACTTCAGGGAATTGAAGGTAAAATGTTCCGTCCTATGGCAGAGACCGTATCATTTGCCATTGTCGGAGCACTGATCCTCTCTCTTACTTATATACCCATGATGTCCGCATTGTTTTTATCTAAAAATATCAGTGCCAAAAAGACCTTTGCCGATAAAATGATGGCTAAGATCCATAATTTTTACGTTCCGTTGTTGCAGAAGGCTATTGCATTTAAATATGCAGTAGTTGCCGCGGCCATAGCGCTGCTTACGGTGTCGCTTCTGCTGTTCTCTCGCATGGGCGGCGAATTTATACCCCAACTTCAGGAAGGTGATTTTGCCGTACATTGTATTCTGCCACAGGGCACCTCCCTTTCACAAAGTATAGAAACTTCTATGCAGGCAAGCCGTATTTTGAAATCATTTCCCGAAGTCAACACCGTGGTCGGTAAAACCGGAAGCGCGGAGGTTCCAACAGACCCTATGCCGCCCGAAGCAACCGATCTTATTGTCACGCTAAAACCTAAAAAAGATTGGAAAGACAGCGACAAATCTTACGAAGAGTTAAGTGCCGAAATGATGGAAAAACTGGAAATGATACCTGGCGTGTTTTTTGAAGTCTCCCAACCCATACAGATGCGTTTTAACGAATTAATGACCGGGGTAAGACAGGATGTGGCGATTAAAATATTTGGTGAAAATATCGACACCCTCGCTGAATTGGCACCGGACGTTGCCAAAGTCGTCCAGACCGTTCAGGGGGCCACAGAACCCCAGATTGAGCAGACCGTGGGATTTCCCCAAATTACCATTACCTACGACAGAGCCCGCCTCGCCTCCTACGGTCTCAATATTGAGGATATTAATCACACAGTAAGTACTGCGTTTGCTGGTGAAACAGCAGGAGTAGTGTTTGAAGATGAAAAGAAATTCAATCTGGTCGCGCGTCTGGACAGTGCGAGCAGAAGCTCTATTGAGGACGTCAGCAGCCTCTTTATTCCAACCGCAAACGGAGTCCAGATTCCGCTTTCACAGATCGCAAAAGTGGAATATAAAGACGGTCCGGCACAGATAAGTCGGGAAGATGGAAAGCGCCGCATCGTCGTAGGTTTCAATGTAAAAGATAGAGATGTAGAAAGTGTGGTGACCGAAATTCAGCAAAAACTCACTGATGCCAACCTGCTGCCCCCCGGATATTATTATACCTATGGTGGTACTTTTGAAAACCTGGAACAGGCCTCTTCCAGATTACAGATTGCCGTGCCGGTTGCTTTAGCACTCATTTTTCTCTTGCTTTATTTTGCCTTCCGCAACCTAAAAGACAGCTTGCTTATATTTACTGCAATACCAATGAGTGCTATTGGCGGTGTGTTTGCGTTGCTCATAAGAGATATGCCATTCAGTATTTCTGCAGGAGTGGGCTTCATTGCGTTATTTGGTGTGGCCGTCCTGAACGGTATCGTCTTGGTGAGTACTTTCAAAGACCTACAGAAATCCGGTGTAAATAATGTAATACGAAGGGTCATAGAAGGAACCAGTATCAGGCTTCGTCCTGTATTGATGACGGCAGCCGTAGCATCATTTGGATTTTTCCCGATGGCTTTTTCTACCGGGAGCGGTGCCGAAGTGCAAAGACCGCTTGCAACAGTAGTTATCGGCGGTTTGGTTACGGCGACCTTTCTAACGCTGTTTGTATTGCCTTTGCTGTATATCATCTTCAATTCTAAAAACCAATTCAGAACTAAATTGAGAAATATTAAAAATTCACCGCTTCCGGTGCTGGTCTTGCTGCTCTGTCTTGTGACAGGCTCCTTCCAGGCACAGGAAAGGATCTCGCCAAATGATGCAGTGAAAATAGCACTAGCCAATAATTTGCAGTACTCCGTAAACCGTGCTCAGGTAAGCAAAGCTGTGCTGGAGACCAAAACTACGCGTGAAATTCCTAAGACCGGCATTTTTATAGAAAATGACGATATGAGGCCAAGTGATCCCAATGGCGAATTAAAAATTGGAGTCCAGCAATCAATCCAATGGCCGGGATTATATAAGGCGAAAAGAAAGTATTTTGAGGAGCAGCTAAAATACCACCAGCTTAATAAAGGTATGCTCGATGCCGTAATTAAAAAAGAGGTAAACACAGCATTTTATCAGCTGTGGTACCTTCAGGATCTAGCCAGACTTTATCAGAAACTTGATGAATATTACACCAGTATGTACGAAGCAGCTAATCTTCGTTTCAAAACGGGTGAAGCTGCAGGACTGGAAAACATTGCTGCCGAAGCACGGATGAAGGAGCTGCAGGCACAGAAACAGCAAAACCAACAGAATATTTCAGTACAGCAGCAGCAGTTGAGCCTTTTTCTCAATACTCAGAAGATGTACTTGCCGGAAGACACCAATTTGCAGAAACTGGATGTGGATGACTTTCCGTCAGACAGTTTTCATCCCTCATTGGCTCTGCAGCAGCAGAATATAGAAATAGCAAGGGCGAATATAGAGGTTCAGAAAATGCAGAACAAACCTGACTTTTCGGGAAGAATATTTTCCCAGAGATTATACGGAATGAAGGATCCCATAACAGGCTTTTCAGTAGCGGTAGAATTTCCCATTTTTGGAAAGACTGCTTACAAAGCCAAATTGCAGTCTGCAGAAGCCGAGGTCGAAATTCAACAATCTCAGCTGCGCTATCAGGAAAATCAGTTCGCGGCACAAACCCGCTCCAGCTATACTGAAATTCTGAAAGCTGCTGAAATGCTTAAATATTATGAAAGTATAGGTTTGAAACAGGCAGACCAAATTTTCGATGCGGCAATGCTGAGTTACAAAGCTGGGGAAATAGGGTTTTCTGAAATGCACCAGTTTTTCACCCAAGCTATAGACATTAGAAAAAACTATTTGATTGCACTGAACGAATACAACATGGCAGTAATACAATATAACTACTATATTAAAAATTAA
- a CDS encoding heavy metal translocating P-type ATPase, whose product MANNKLHTHTFDENGRQLCCTEEEKINLVADQRLKKELGDKACCAVDEKINRSKSEHSEKDGHKPGDEHDDDDDGHDHSNQGKSTFQLFLPAIISFVILMAGLGIDYLIPQSWFNDWLRVGWYAAAYLPVGLPVLKEAFESIRKGDVFSEFFLMSIATIGAFAIGEYPEGVAVMLFYSVGEVFQTLAVQRAKGNIAKLLDQRPDEVTILVDNRPQTVKAAEVALDSVIQLKPGEKLALDGILISDSASFNTSALTGESKPDTKQKNDTVLAGMINLNTVAKVQVNTLYNDSKLSKILELVQNATAQKAPTELFIRKFARIYTPIVVFLAVAICLLPYLFVDEYIFRDWLYRALIFLVISCPCALVISIPLGYFGGIGAASRNGILFKGSNFLDALAEVKNVVMDKTGTMTEGVFKVQTVNLKQEFDRDLILKLVNVIENSSTHPVATAIHDHLGEPDHTIILDNVEEIAGHGLKGSYQGKELLVGNFKLMDKFNIQYDVNPNDIVETLIAIAYEGKFAGYLTIADSIKEDAAETVQKLQSLGVKVTMLSGDKATVVKAVAGKLGIPNAFGDLLPEDKVNKVKEIKARNETVAFVGDGVNDAPVVALSDVGIAMGGLGSDATIETADVVIQDDKPSKIPMAINIGKQTKKIVWQNIALAFGVKAVVLVLGAGGLATMWEAVFADVGVALLAILNAVRIQKMKF is encoded by the coding sequence ATGGCAAATAATAAATTACATACACATACTTTCGACGAAAATGGTCGTCAGTTGTGTTGTACAGAAGAAGAAAAAATCAATTTGGTTGCAGACCAAAGATTGAAAAAAGAGTTAGGCGATAAAGCATGTTGTGCTGTAGATGAGAAAATAAACCGTTCAAAAAGCGAGCATTCAGAAAAGGATGGCCATAAACCTGGCGATGAACACGATGATGATGATGATGGTCACGATCATTCTAATCAGGGAAAATCAACTTTCCAGCTATTTCTTCCGGCTATTATTTCATTCGTGATTCTAATGGCAGGATTGGGAATCGATTATTTGATCCCTCAATCTTGGTTCAATGATTGGTTGCGGGTTGGTTGGTATGCAGCGGCATATCTTCCGGTAGGTTTACCGGTTCTTAAAGAAGCGTTTGAAAGTATCAGGAAGGGAGATGTGTTTTCGGAGTTTTTTCTAATGTCTATTGCCACAATAGGTGCCTTTGCAATTGGTGAATATCCTGAAGGGGTAGCTGTAATGCTCTTCTATTCAGTAGGCGAAGTTTTCCAGACTTTAGCCGTTCAGCGCGCAAAAGGAAACATAGCAAAACTTCTCGATCAGCGTCCCGATGAAGTGACCATCTTGGTGGATAACCGCCCACAAACGGTAAAAGCGGCGGAAGTTGCACTGGATTCGGTTATTCAGCTGAAACCGGGAGAAAAACTGGCCCTGGATGGAATTTTGATTTCAGACAGTGCTTCGTTCAATACTTCGGCACTTACCGGTGAAAGCAAACCGGATACAAAACAGAAAAACGATACCGTCCTTGCAGGAATGATTAACCTGAATACGGTAGCAAAAGTGCAGGTCAATACCCTCTACAATGATTCGAAACTTTCAAAGATTCTGGAATTGGTACAGAATGCGACTGCACAGAAAGCACCCACCGAATTGTTCATCAGGAAATTTGCCCGCATCTATACCCCAATCGTGGTATTTCTCGCTGTGGCAATCTGTCTGTTACCCTATTTGTTTGTCGATGAATATATTTTCCGGGACTGGTTATATCGCGCCCTTATATTCCTGGTAATATCCTGTCCATGTGCATTAGTAATTAGTATTCCACTAGGATACTTTGGTGGCATTGGTGCCGCAAGCAGAAATGGAATTTTATTTAAGGGCAGTAACTTTCTGGATGCGTTGGCAGAGGTCAAAAATGTGGTTATGGATAAGACCGGAACCATGACTGAGGGCGTCTTTAAAGTACAGACCGTCAATCTAAAGCAGGAATTTGACCGGGATTTAATTCTAAAATTAGTGAATGTAATCGAAAATTCATCAACCCATCCGGTGGCAACTGCCATTCACGATCATCTCGGTGAACCCGACCATACTATAATTCTCGACAATGTAGAAGAAATAGCGGGACATGGCCTGAAGGGATCGTATCAGGGAAAAGAGTTGCTCGTAGGAAACTTTAAACTGATGGATAAATTCAATATCCAATATGATGTAAATCCAAACGATATTGTAGAAACATTGATTGCCATTGCTTATGAAGGAAAATTTGCGGGATACCTTACCATTGCGGATAGCATCAAAGAAGACGCTGCCGAAACTGTACAGAAACTTCAAAGTTTAGGAGTAAAAGTTACCATGTTGAGCGGTGATAAAGCAACGGTAGTCAAAGCTGTAGCAGGAAAACTGGGCATACCTAATGCTTTTGGCGATTTATTGCCGGAAGATAAAGTGAATAAAGTCAAAGAAATAAAAGCACGGAATGAAACGGTTGCATTTGTTGGCGACGGAGTCAACGATGCGCCGGTTGTAGCTTTAAGTGATGTTGGCATAGCGATGGGTGGCCTTGGGAGTGATGCCACCATTGAAACCGCTGATGTGGTAATTCAGGACGACAAACCTTCAAAAATCCCAATGGCCATTAATATTGGCAAGCA
- a CDS encoding multicopper oxidase domain-containing protein produces MKYIFSLFLFMAMSINSYSQSTKTVYTCPMHPQVVKSAPGNCPICGMTLVKKTVTEKKTAAKSAPAPKKATVVKKTTGKKPEITAAKTKTVTEVKKPVMPKTKAVPKDPASIKTPEHSTPAPHQHEAAQKGYTCPMHPEVISDKPGKCPKCGMNLVPQKGKKEDHSAHGNMQIHGEHKMVMPMPEKHLKGGRKVTYHLYVKDTLVNFAGKQKRAIAVNGQIPMPKLEFYEGDTAEVIVHNLMDEETSLHWHGLHLPNKEDGVPWLTQKPIPPHSTYTYSFPIIQNGTHWYHSHTGLQEQIGMYGMMILKKRPEDPTFRPGIDNLPTEHLILSEWTNLNPNNVQRMLHNANDWFAIKKGSTQSYAEAIKEGHFKTKLTNEWKRMLAMDVSDVYYDAFLINGKIESQLSRYKAGDKVRLQIANGGASSYFWLNYAGGKIKVVASDGLDIEPVEVDRLILAVSETVDIVVEIPERNTSYELLVTPEDRTKSASVYIGEGIKKAQAPLPKLKYFEGMRMMNDMMKMNGDMKDMGMEMSYQTMDMNQVMYPEIIAENNAAMPMNTMDNSDAEMDHSKHQMPASGITTLNYGMMKSPYDTSLPKDSPVRELKFTLTGNMNRYVWSMDDRVLAESDKILVKKGEILRITLFNNSMMRHPMHLHGFDFRVLNKNGVQAPLKNVLDIMPMETNVIEFEAKTDGDWFFHCHILYHMMAGMNRVFAVGDYQNPLLPDKASAYKKLQRESNMWHLMAENDFATNGNDGMARISNARWELGTEWRLGYNPHHGYEVETQLGRYVDRMQWLKPFIGFNYHYRKIDRNNIEKNLFGQASTKDERKTFSAGIMYKLPMLVDLQAEIFTDGIVRFQLKREDIPLTARLRGAFMVNTDKEYMAGLKYIVTKNIGISTHYDSDMSWGAGITLNY; encoded by the coding sequence ATGAAATATATATTTTCGCTCTTCCTATTTATGGCAATGTCCATAAACAGTTATTCACAGAGCACCAAAACCGTGTACACCTGCCCGATGCATCCGCAGGTCGTGAAATCAGCACCCGGTAACTGCCCCATTTGCGGTATGACCTTGGTGAAGAAAACCGTTACTGAGAAAAAAACGGCGGCCAAATCCGCGCCCGCTCCTAAAAAGGCCACCGTAGTTAAAAAAACTACGGGTAAGAAACCTGAAATTACCGCTGCAAAAACAAAGACGGTAACGGAAGTTAAAAAACCGGTGATGCCAAAGACTAAAGCAGTACCGAAAGACCCAGCGAGCATCAAAACGCCGGAACATTCAACACCTGCTCCGCATCAGCATGAAGCAGCGCAAAAAGGTTACACCTGTCCGATGCATCCCGAGGTGATTTCGGACAAACCGGGAAAGTGTCCCAAGTGCGGTATGAATCTGGTCCCTCAAAAAGGAAAGAAGGAAGATCATTCTGCACACGGAAACATGCAGATACATGGTGAACACAAAATGGTCATGCCCATGCCCGAAAAGCACCTAAAAGGCGGACGCAAAGTGACCTACCATCTTTATGTGAAAGACACCCTGGTAAATTTCGCGGGCAAACAGAAACGCGCCATTGCCGTAAACGGGCAGATTCCGATGCCAAAGCTGGAGTTTTATGAGGGCGATACGGCGGAAGTGATTGTCCATAATTTAATGGATGAAGAAACTTCTCTGCACTGGCACGGTCTTCATCTTCCAAATAAAGAAGATGGGGTTCCCTGGCTTACCCAGAAACCCATTCCACCACATTCAACCTACACGTATTCGTTTCCGATCATCCAAAACGGAACCCACTGGTATCACTCACATACTGGTCTGCAGGAGCAGATTGGAATGTATGGGATGATGATTCTGAAAAAACGTCCCGAAGATCCTACTTTCCGACCGGGGATTGATAATTTGCCCACGGAGCACCTTATCCTGAGCGAGTGGACAAACCTGAACCCCAATAATGTTCAGCGGATGCTTCACAACGCCAATGACTGGTTCGCAATAAAAAAAGGCAGTACTCAAAGTTATGCAGAAGCCATAAAAGAGGGACACTTTAAGACAAAACTCACCAACGAATGGAAGCGGATGCTTGCCATGGACGTGAGTGACGTGTATTATGACGCCTTTCTGATTAACGGTAAAATCGAAAGTCAACTCTCCCGATATAAAGCCGGTGATAAAGTTCGGCTTCAAATAGCCAACGGCGGGGCTTCCTCCTATTTCTGGCTCAATTATGCCGGAGGAAAAATAAAAGTAGTGGCCAGTGATGGATTGGACATTGAACCGGTCGAAGTGGATCGCCTGATCCTGGCGGTTTCCGAAACGGTGGATATCGTAGTGGAAATTCCTGAAAGAAACACCTCCTACGAGCTCCTTGTTACGCCCGAAGACCGCACAAAATCGGCTTCCGTTTACATTGGCGAAGGAATTAAAAAAGCCCAGGCACCATTACCCAAACTCAAATATTTTGAAGGAATGAGGATGATGAATGACATGATGAAGATGAACGGTGACATGAAGGATATGGGCATGGAGATGAGTTACCAGACTATGGATATGAATCAGGTGATGTACCCTGAGATTATTGCTGAAAACAATGCAGCAATGCCGATGAATACAATGGACAACAGTGATGCGGAAATGGATCACTCAAAGCACCAGATGCCTGCTTCCGGGATTACCACATTGAATTACGGAATGATGAAATCGCCTTATGACACTTCGCTTCCGAAAGACAGTCCCGTGCGCGAGCTCAAGTTTACCCTTACGGGAAACATGAACCGCTACGTTTGGAGCATGGACGATAGAGTCCTGGCAGAATCGGACAAAATATTGGTGAAGAAAGGGGAAATTCTCCGCATTACCCTTTTCAATAACTCAATGATGCGCCACCCGATGCACCTGCACGGATTTGATTTCCGCGTACTCAACAAAAATGGTGTTCAGGCACCCCTCAAAAATGTGTTGGATATTATGCCGATGGAAACTAATGTCATCGAATTTGAAGCAAAAACTGACGGGGACTGGTTTTTCCACTGTCACATCCTCTATCACATGATGGCGGGGATGAACCGTGTTTTTGCTGTTGGTGATTATCAGAATCCTTTGCTGCCCGATAAAGCTTCAGCTTACAAAAAGCTCCAGCGCGAAAGTAACATGTGGCACCTTATGGCCGAAAACGATTTTGCTACTAATGGTAACGACGGGATGGCGAGGATCTCAAATGCCCGCTGGGAATTGGGAACAGAATGGCGTTTAGGTTACAATCCCCATCACGGCTACGAGGTGGAAACCCAACTCGGCAGGTATGTGGACCGTATGCAGTGGCTGAAACCATTTATCGGATTTAACTATCATTATAGAAAGATTGACAGGAATAATATTGAAAAAAACCTTTTTGGACAGGCATCTACTAAAGATGAAAGAAAAACTTTCAGCGCTGGTATCATGTATAAACTCCCGATGTTGGTGGACCTGCAGGCAGAAATATTTACAGACGGAATTGTAAGGTTCCAGCTGAAACGTGAAGACATTCCATTGACTGCGCGTTTGCGCGGGGCATTCATGGTCAATACCGACAAAGAATATATGGCAGGTCTTAAATATATCGTCACAAAAAATATCGGAATCTCAACCCACTACGACAGCGATATGAGCTGGGGTGCAGGGATTACACTGAACTATTAA
- a CDS encoding efflux RND transporter periplasmic adaptor subunit has product MKKYITLIFAVSVLLTGCKKESEVTETKEATAVEKPDEHEDPNVAHFTEEQIKTVGIQMGSIESKELSNTIKVSGMLTVPNQNKAFVTPSYSGIVRSLYVQPGSYVSRGKVIATISNPDLIVMQQQLQQVNGQIKMAELEVTRAQQLYKGNAAPLKKFQQAQTDLATLRSQRSGLQKQLGSIGAAQGYSSSLAVRAPISGTVSKVIAQIGSNVDMASPIAEIVSNSALHLDIYVYEKDLGKVQPGQTIHFTLTNSPGKEYDAKITSIGTAFEGESKTVPVHAQVVGDRSGLIDGMNVTAVISLDKQTTASVPTEAIVNDKGQDFIFIMQSDHDKEENNEKVSTSTNGNNKKTIVEKEVGFEKIPVAKGVTALGYTQITPLKPIPADAKIVIKNAFFILAKLNNKGEEGDGH; this is encoded by the coding sequence ATGAAAAAATATATCACCCTAATTTTTGCGGTCTCTGTCTTGTTGACAGGATGCAAAAAAGAATCAGAAGTCACTGAAACCAAAGAAGCAACTGCAGTAGAGAAGCCCGATGAGCACGAAGATCCTAATGTGGCACATTTCACCGAAGAACAGATAAAAACTGTAGGCATCCAGATGGGCAGTATCGAAAGTAAGGAGCTTTCCAATACCATCAAGGTGAGCGGTATGCTAACCGTGCCGAATCAGAATAAAGCATTTGTCACGCCCTCATACAGCGGTATAGTGCGCTCATTGTATGTCCAGCCTGGAAGTTATGTGTCGCGGGGAAAAGTTATAGCAACGATATCAAATCCCGATTTAATCGTGATGCAGCAGCAGCTGCAGCAGGTGAATGGCCAAATCAAGATGGCAGAGCTGGAGGTAACGCGTGCCCAGCAGCTTTATAAAGGAAATGCCGCACCGTTAAAGAAATTTCAGCAGGCACAGACAGATCTTGCAACATTACGAAGCCAGCGCTCCGGACTGCAGAAACAGCTAGGCAGCATCGGTGCAGCTCAGGGTTACAGTTCGTCCCTTGCGGTGCGCGCGCCCATCAGCGGAACGGTAAGTAAAGTGATTGCGCAAATCGGGAGTAATGTAGACATGGCTTCGCCAATTGCCGAAATTGTAAGCAACTCAGCCCTGCATTTAGATATCTATGTATATGAAAAAGACTTGGGTAAAGTACAGCCAGGACAAACCATTCATTTTACACTTACCAACAGTCCAGGTAAAGAGTATGATGCAAAAATAACTTCAATAGGTACAGCCTTTGAAGGAGAAAGCAAAACTGTTCCTGTTCACGCACAAGTCGTCGGTGACCGATCAGGTCTTATTGATGGCATGAATGTTACCGCAGTCATAAGTCTTGATAAGCAAACTACTGCATCCGTTCCTACTGAAGCTATAGTTAATGATAAGGGACAGGATTTTATCTTTATAATGCAGTCCGATCATGATAAAGAAGAAAATAACGAAAAAGTATCAACTTCAACAAACGGAAATAACAAAAAAACAATTGTGGAAAAGGAAGTAGGTTTTGAAAAAATTCCTGTTGCTAAAGGGGTTACTGCTTTAGGCTACACACAAATTACACCTTTAAAACCAATTCCTGCCGATGCTAAAATCGTAATTAAGAACGCCTTCTTTATCTTGGCTAAGTTAAATAATAAGGGAGAGGAAGGTGATGGTCATTAA